In a genomic window of Candidatus Babeliales bacterium:
- a CDS encoding transporter substrate-binding domain-containing protein has translation MFTNHRRPAFCLLINVMFVFCLVFFSSCNRTQNDNQKTKNELVVGMLPADAPFMSVNELGAYEGFDVDVAAGIAQHLGRTLVIKEMAVPELCMALDRGRIDMLMCGFSITQERLQRFAMVHYQGVGVNTFPLVFWQSVPTGVASMQDLRGKNATVGVLAGTLQENFARQFGFINVKLLNGYADIVLELQYGKITAAFFDEAFEGFARKFSDLQAVHVPLGSFESKGHGIALQKNNTELVGLVEQAVQQLKNNGAIAQFEQKWYLVGEAS, from the coding sequence ATGTTTACTAATCATAGAAGGCCGGCATTTTGCCTGCTTATCAATGTTATGTTTGTATTTTGTTTAGTATTTTTTTCTTCGTGTAATCGTACTCAAAACGATAATCAAAAAACTAAAAACGAGCTTGTAGTTGGCATGCTGCCAGCCGATGCGCCGTTTATGTCAGTCAATGAGCTGGGTGCTTATGAAGGCTTTGATGTGGACGTTGCTGCCGGTATTGCTCAGCATTTGGGTCGTACGCTTGTAATCAAAGAAATGGCAGTGCCTGAATTGTGCATGGCTTTAGACCGTGGCAGAATTGATATGCTCATGTGTGGGTTTAGTATTACTCAAGAGCGGTTACAGCGCTTTGCCATGGTGCATTATCAAGGCGTTGGTGTAAACACGTTCCCGCTTGTTTTTTGGCAATCGGTGCCGACTGGTGTTGCTAGCATGCAAGATTTGCGTGGCAAAAATGCAACCGTTGGTGTGCTCGCCGGTACGTTGCAAGAAAACTTTGCGCGTCAGTTCGGTTTTATCAACGTTAAGTTGCTGAATGGCTATGCCGATATTGTTTTAGAATTGCAGTACGGCAAAATTACCGCAGCTTTTTTTGATGAAGCGTTTGAAGGCTTTGCAAGAAAGTTTAGTGATCTGCAGGCGGTGCATGTACCGCTTGGTAGCTTTGAATCAAAAGGCCATGGCATTGCTTTGCAAAAAAATAATACTGAACTGGTAGGTCTTGTTGAGCAAGCGGTGCAGCAGTTAAAAAATAATGGTGCAATTGCTCAGTTTGAACAAAAATGGTATTTAGTTGGGGAGGCATCATGA